The following proteins are encoded in a genomic region of Planctomycetaceae bacterium:
- a CDS encoding neutral/alkaline non-lysosomal ceramidase N-terminal domain-containing protein, whose product MFKAGTGRCDVSPHEAMFLVGYPHAPRISTGIADPLYATALCLDDGRTAIISVAVDVLYVTAELTAACRRRIEDATGVGGSNVLISATHTHSGPVTCEVLAWRDDPVVPPPDERYLALLVDGIVAAACEAWRTRAAAELAVAAAQIEGVGCNRLSPEGPRDPQAGLIVVRGQDRRGIIAVQMFYSMHPTVLHEDSTLVSADFPGYARQHIEQRCGGRVIYHTGPCGDQSPRYHVKEQILAEARRLGGLLGTQMCAAIDALCGAACSCSDTGWKACATGFRSDITLAAATGAAQLPCRTFPQPGEAAAHLRAAREHYQRLAHDNAAHGALRTAECQVFGAEELVALAKAQADGTLAAVQREHAQAPVQVLRIGEAYIAALPGECFVEYGLEIKRGGGTAFPGCEGPQAGKPVPRVFVASLANGHLQGYITTPGARGYEADLSLFEPSAGGLLVETALDLIAHLEKARDDSGD is encoded by the coding sequence ATGTTTAAGGCAGGCACAGGTCGCTGTGATGTATCCCCGCACGAGGCGATGTTCCTCGTGGGGTATCCGCATGCGCCGCGCATCTCGACCGGCATTGCAGATCCACTCTATGCCACGGCGCTGTGCCTCGACGACGGCCGCACCGCGATCATCAGCGTTGCGGTGGACGTGCTGTATGTGACGGCCGAACTTACAGCCGCGTGCCGGCGGCGCATCGAAGACGCAACAGGCGTTGGCGGCAGCAATGTGCTGATCAGCGCCACGCACACTCATTCAGGGCCGGTAACGTGCGAGGTGCTGGCGTGGCGCGACGATCCCGTCGTGCCGCCGCCGGATGAGCGGTACCTGGCGCTACTGGTGGACGGCATCGTCGCTGCCGCGTGCGAAGCCTGGCGGACGCGCGCGGCGGCCGAGCTGGCGGTCGCGGCGGCACAGATCGAAGGCGTCGGCTGTAACCGCCTGTCGCCCGAGGGTCCGCGTGATCCGCAGGCAGGTCTGATCGTCGTCCGCGGTCAGGACCGGCGGGGGATCATCGCCGTTCAGATGTTCTACTCGATGCACCCGACGGTGCTGCACGAGGACTCGACGCTGGTTTCGGCGGACTTCCCCGGCTACGCGCGGCAGCATATCGAACAGCGTTGTGGTGGGCGGGTGATCTATCACACCGGCCCGTGCGGTGATCAGAGCCCGCGGTATCACGTGAAAGAGCAGATACTCGCCGAGGCGCGCCGCCTGGGCGGCCTCCTCGGCACTCAGATGTGCGCGGCCATCGATGCCCTGTGCGGCGCAGCTTGTTCATGCTCTGACACAGGCTGGAAAGCCTGTGCCACTGGCTTCCGCAGCGATATCACGCTTGCGGCCGCCACCGGCGCGGCGCAGCTCCCCTGCCGCACCTTTCCCCAGCCGGGCGAAGCGGCCGCTCATCTTCGCGCTGCGCGTGAGCATTACCAGCGCCTCGCGCATGACAACGCCGCGCACGGCGCGCTGCGCACGGCCGAGTGCCAGGTCTTCGGGGCCGAAGAACTGGTCGCGCTGGCCAAGGCTCAGGCCGACGGAACGCTGGCGGCCGTGCAGCGCGAGCACGCACAGGCGCCGGTGCAGGTCTTGCGGATTGGCGAGGCGTATATCGCAGCGCTGCCCGGCGAGTGCTTCGTCGAGTATGGGTTGGAGATCAAGCGCGGCGGTGGCACAGCCTTTCCAGGCTGTGAGGGACCACAGGCTGGAAAGCCTGTGCCACGGGTCTTCGTCGCGAGCCTGGCCAACGGCCATCTGCAGGGCTACATCACCACGCCCGGGGCGCGCGGCTATGAAGCCGATCTGAGCCTCTTCGAACCCTCGGCAGGCGGACTGCTGGTCGAGACGGCGCTGGACCTGATCGCCCACTTGGAGAAGGCTCGCGATGATTCTGGCGATTGA
- a CDS encoding FGGY-family carbohydrate kinase, with the protein MILAIDLGTTNFKAAVFDEALARLGEASAAAPYITNDAMRVEMDAGEVWATLVELIAQTCKLAGTHTTNIQSVAITSQAQSFTIMDDHGRARTAVISWLDKRGAAGPEGLSEALSRGWHEHCSFPALTAQMQLAHLMRLRAQAPRVLEEPGRVVPLPALIFERLGGVSLCDDNLAAMSGMYSLWAGAWREEALAACGLKPQQMPRLVSVGSGVPVAELNPSLPLGAGARLVSAGNDQTAGALGNGCRGGEVVVTLGTALVAYRFAGQHRGPYSPGGCWGPYPGGGYYELAFRDEGCLALDWAAETLMPGSLAATLIEAAARGQTAVTVESGFFVPGRMRTSQAWTGDLPTPDLKAYAVLEGLAMSLRQLVRDELTCSSGTVVRAIGGGSRSAVWLQIIADVLDCPVHRGSGDSLLGAALMAAGRSADVSGGEVFHPRLAKRSLLDERFDRWRKATDILGTETTARSKLRR; encoded by the coding sequence ATGATTCTGGCGATTGATCTTGGCACAACGAATTTCAAGGCCGCCGTCTTTGACGAGGCCCTGGCGCGCCTGGGAGAAGCCTCCGCCGCGGCGCCGTACATCACCAATGACGCCATGCGCGTCGAGATGGACGCCGGCGAAGTCTGGGCGACGTTGGTGGAATTGATCGCCCAGACGTGCAAGCTGGCAGGGACACACACGACAAATATCCAGAGCGTGGCCATCACCAGCCAGGCGCAGAGCTTCACGATTATGGACGACCACGGGCGAGCGCGCACGGCCGTGATCAGTTGGCTCGACAAGCGCGGCGCTGCCGGCCCGGAGGGCCTGAGCGAGGCGTTATCGCGCGGCTGGCACGAACACTGCAGCTTTCCGGCATTGACCGCTCAGATGCAACTGGCGCACTTGATGCGGCTGCGGGCCCAAGCGCCGCGCGTGCTGGAGGAGCCGGGGCGGGTCGTTCCGCTGCCGGCGCTGATCTTCGAGCGCCTCGGCGGCGTCAGTCTCTGCGATGACAATCTGGCGGCCATGAGCGGCATGTACTCGCTGTGGGCGGGCGCCTGGCGGGAGGAGGCCCTGGCGGCGTGCGGGCTGAAACCGCAGCAGATGCCCAGGCTGGTGTCCGTGGGCTCGGGGGTTCCGGTGGCGGAGCTGAACCCTTCGCTGCCGCTGGGCGCGGGCGCGCGGCTGGTCAGCGCGGGCAACGACCAGACCGCCGGCGCGCTGGGCAACGGCTGCCGCGGCGGCGAAGTGGTGGTGACGCTGGGCACGGCGCTGGTGGCGTACCGGTTCGCGGGGCAACACCGCGGCCCGTACAGCCCCGGCGGGTGCTGGGGACCCTACCCGGGCGGCGGGTACTACGAATTGGCTTTCCGCGACGAGGGGTGCCTGGCGCTGGACTGGGCCGCCGAAACGCTCATGCCCGGTTCGCTCGCTGCGACGCTGATCGAAGCGGCCGCGCGCGGACAGACCGCCGTCACCGTCGAGAGCGGGTTCTTCGTGCCCGGGCGCATGCGAACGTCGCAGGCATGGACGGGCGACCTGCCCACGCCGGACCTGAAAGCCTACGCCGTGCTCGAAGGCCTGGCCATGAGCCTCCGCCAGCTCGTGCGCGACGAGTTGACCTGTTCATCCGGCACGGTCGTGCGCGCCATCGGCGGCGGCAGCCGCAGCGCCGTGTGGCTGCAGATTATCGCCGACGTGCTGGACTGCCCCGTGCATCGCGGCAGCGGCGACAGCCTGCTCGGCGCGGCGTTGATGGCCGCCGGTCGCTCGGCCGACGTTAGCGGCGGGGAGGTCTTTCACCCGCGCCTGGCCAAGCGCTCGCTGCTGGATGAACGATTCGATCGGTGGCGGAAGGCGACCGATATATTGGGCACCGAAACAACCGCGCGGAGCAAGCTCCGCCGCTAA
- a CDS encoding YgaP-like transmembrane domain, translating to MPAKRATTQRQPDAGTAERVQEHSPEEVNEMIREQIRARVRSLSHEIETIDRRLSQIDREWDIERTLEANAAVVLLLGVLLSLRRRWLAVLPLAVGGFLLQHAVQGWCPPVELFRRAGVRTMKEIDAERYALKALRGDFKDADQGQPMERAEAALQAATY from the coding sequence ATGCCTGCCAAACGCGCCACCACCCAACGCCAACCAGATGCCGGCACTGCCGAGCGGGTGCAGGAGCATTCGCCCGAGGAGGTCAACGAGATGATCCGCGAGCAGATCCGCGCCCGCGTGCGCAGCCTCTCGCATGAGATCGAGACCATCGATCGGCGGTTGTCGCAGATCGACCGCGAGTGGGACATCGAGCGGACGCTCGAAGCCAATGCGGCGGTCGTGTTGCTGCTGGGGGTTCTGCTGAGCCTGAGGCGGAGGTGGCTGGCCGTGCTGCCGCTGGCCGTCGGCGGATTCCTGCTCCAGCACGCCGTTCAGGGCTGGTGCCCGCCGGTGGAACTGTTCCGCCGCGCCGGCGTGCGGACCATGAAAGAGATCGACGCCGAACGCTATGCCCTCAAGGCCCTGCGCGGCGATTTCAAAGATGCCGATCAAGGCCAACCCATGGAGCGCGCCGAGGCCGCCCTGCAGGCTGCGACGTATTAG
- the ligD gene encoding non-homologous end-joining DNA ligase — protein sequence MAKTRVVIQDRPLDLSNLDKVLYPAAGTTKAHVLDYYRRVAPWLLPHVRARPLTLKRYPDGVHGEAFYEKRCPSHRPEWMTTAPVQHRGGTSIRYCSVTDLPGLIWVANLAALELHVLLSRGMSPQTPTAVAFDLDPGPPAGLIEAAEVCLLLRRVLDGVGLTALAKVSGKNGMHCYVPLNTPVTFDQTKQFALTVAQLMEKHYPQRVTSKMRKEHRGGKIFIDWSQNDEHKTTVCVYSLRATPEPRVSTPVAWEELEAAVKAGKSDRLQFSPQRVIERLEKEGDLFAEALTLRQVLPGIKTDEFESPPQWQSNRDAKGKKRHSESLADYEQKRHFERTPEPTPSQPQKAAMHNSVVHVPEPAASEPIFVVQKHAARNEHYDFRLQAGDVLTSWAVPKGPSMNPADKRLAMHVEDHPLSYARFEGEIPPGQYGAGYVIVWDYGSFEPLASAKHPEADLAEAIRKGHVEVRLHGVKLHGVFLLVRSSAKAGGRDQWLLMKKDDAAAQTHVDVARTEPYSVLSGLWIEDLAAASPNRRRRRRKTLKAG from the coding sequence ATGGCCAAGACGCGCGTCGTCATCCAGGACCGCCCGCTCGATCTGAGCAACCTCGACAAGGTGCTGTACCCCGCCGCCGGCACGACCAAGGCCCACGTGCTGGACTACTACCGCCGCGTCGCGCCGTGGCTGCTGCCGCACGTGCGCGCCCGGCCGCTGACGCTTAAGCGGTATCCCGACGGCGTACATGGCGAGGCGTTCTACGAGAAGCGCTGCCCTTCGCACCGCCCGGAGTGGATGACCACCGCGCCCGTTCAGCACCGCGGCGGCACGAGCATTCGATACTGCAGCGTCACCGACCTGCCGGGCCTGATCTGGGTGGCCAACCTGGCCGCCCTCGAACTGCACGTGCTGCTTTCGCGCGGGATGTCGCCGCAGACGCCCACGGCGGTGGCGTTCGACCTCGACCCCGGCCCGCCGGCGGGGCTGATCGAGGCCGCCGAGGTCTGCCTGCTGCTGCGCCGCGTGCTCGATGGCGTGGGCCTGACCGCTTTGGCGAAGGTCTCGGGCAAGAACGGCATGCACTGCTACGTGCCGCTCAACACCCCGGTGACGTTCGACCAGACCAAGCAGTTCGCCCTAACCGTGGCGCAGTTGATGGAAAAACACTACCCCCAGCGCGTCACCAGCAAGATGCGCAAGGAGCACCGCGGCGGTAAAATCTTCATCGACTGGAGCCAGAACGACGAGCACAAAACCACCGTCTGCGTCTATTCCCTGCGCGCCACGCCTGAGCCCCGCGTCTCAACGCCGGTGGCGTGGGAGGAACTGGAAGCGGCCGTCAAGGCCGGCAAGAGCGACCGGCTCCAGTTCAGTCCGCAGCGCGTGATCGAGCGCCTTGAGAAGGAGGGCGACCTGTTCGCCGAAGCCCTGACGCTGCGACAGGTCCTGCCGGGGATCAAGACTGACGAGTTCGAATCGCCGCCGCAATGGCAGAGCAACCGCGATGCCAAGGGCAAGAAACGTCATTCAGAGAGCCTCGCCGATTACGAACAAAAACGCCACTTTGAGCGGACGCCCGAGCCGACGCCTTCACAGCCCCAAAAGGCCGCCATGCACAACTCCGTTGTGCATGTCCCAGAGCCCGCGGCGTCTGAGCCGATCTTCGTCGTGCAGAAGCACGCCGCCCGGAACGAGCACTATGACTTTCGCCTGCAGGCCGGCGACGTGTTGACCTCGTGGGCGGTGCCTAAGGGCCCGAGCATGAACCCCGCCGACAAGCGCCTGGCGATGCACGTGGAGGACCACCCGCTCTCGTACGCGCGGTTCGAGGGCGAGATCCCGCCGGGGCAGTACGGCGCCGGCTATGTCATCGTGTGGGACTACGGCAGCTTCGAACCGCTTGCCAGCGCCAAGCATCCCGAGGCCGACCTGGCCGAGGCGATCCGGAAAGGGCACGTCGAGGTGCGCCTGCACGGGGTGAAACTGCACGGCGTGTTTTTGCTGGTGCGATCGTCCGCAAAGGCGGGCGGCAGGGATCAGTGGCTGCTGATGAAGAAGGACGACGCGGCCGCCCAGACGCACGTGGACGTCGCGCGGACGGAGCCGTACTCGGTGCTGTCGGGGCTCTGGATCGAAGACCTCGCGGCGGCCTCGCCGAATCGCCGTCGTCGCCGACGCAAGACGCTCAAGGCCGGATAA
- a CDS encoding Ku protein: MPANRHALWSGSVTFGLVAVPVALVPAAHSSRSAFHLLHRSDHSRLARRMFCPQHKTFVHPEHILRGYEVEPEKYIIVHDSEIEAISPKRSKTIEIAEFVDVDQIDPALYDRPYYLVPTGADKPYQLLVETLARLRKSGIGQFVMHAQQYLAAIESIDGALCLITLRYSEQLRSSDEIVQAASAKASDVKAMRTAIGKAAGHFKPESLSDEYQERIDALIARKKKQHALVEVPHAADEEPQEEGKAKREEVDLVAALEESLARAKESS, encoded by the coding sequence ATGCCCGCAAACCGTCACGCGTTGTGGTCGGGCAGTGTGACCTTCGGCCTGGTCGCCGTTCCGGTGGCGCTGGTTCCGGCTGCGCATTCGTCGCGCAGCGCGTTTCACCTGCTCCACCGCAGCGACCACTCGCGCCTGGCGCGGCGGATGTTCTGCCCACAGCACAAGACGTTTGTGCATCCCGAGCACATCCTGCGCGGCTACGAGGTCGAGCCCGAAAAGTACATCATCGTCCACGACAGCGAGATCGAGGCCATCTCGCCCAAACGCAGCAAGACCATCGAGATCGCCGAGTTCGTCGACGTCGACCAGATCGACCCGGCGCTGTACGACCGGCCGTACTATCTGGTGCCCACCGGGGCCGACAAGCCGTATCAGCTCCTGGTCGAGACGCTGGCTCGCCTCCGCAAGTCTGGCATCGGGCAGTTCGTCATGCACGCCCAGCAGTACCTGGCCGCCATCGAGAGCATCGACGGCGCCCTGTGCCTGATCACCCTGCGCTACAGCGAACAGTTGCGCTCCAGCGATGAGATCGTTCAGGCCGCCTCGGCCAAGGCATCGGACGTCAAGGCGATGCGGACCGCCATCGGCAAGGCGGCCGGTCACTTCAAGCCCGAATCGCTGAGCGATGAATACCAGGAGCGGATCGATGCGCTCATCGCCCGCAAGAAGAAACAGCACGCCCTGGTCGAGGTTCCCCACGCTGCCGACGAAGAGCCGCAGGAAGAGGGCAAGGCCAAGCGGGAGGAAGTGGACCTGGTGGCCGCGCTTGAAGAGAGCCTGGCGCGGGCAAAGGAATCATCGTGA
- the ligD gene encoding non-homologous end-joining DNA ligase: MRPDMPTHLRPMLAVGGAMPPDPQSWAFEYKWDGVRALAYWSGGRMTLQSRNLNDITARYPELVPRADEIGCRSAIFDGEIIAPDEQGRPSFHRLQYRMHLTGRRVQQGAEAAPVMYFLFDILWRDGRSLMDEPYRMRRRELAAVTLTQQRWRVPPSHEGRGPEMLAGARQWGLEGLVAKRPQSPYRPGQRGGDWVKIKIVHRQEFVIGGWEPRARQGAQIGSLLVGYHDQRGRLRFAGRVGTGFDARLHRDLTALFAKLQRKKTPFADPIDRGPAPAVFLAPRLVAEIDYRRWPAGQRLQQASFLGLRDDKDPKEVVLEERK, encoded by the coding sequence GTGCGGCCTGACATGCCGACGCATCTGCGCCCGATGCTGGCTGTCGGCGGCGCCATGCCGCCCGACCCTCAGTCATGGGCCTTCGAGTACAAGTGGGACGGTGTGCGGGCGCTGGCGTATTGGAGCGGCGGTCGCATGACGCTGCAAAGCCGCAACCTCAACGACATCACCGCCCGCTATCCGGAACTGGTGCCGCGGGCCGACGAGATAGGCTGCCGCAGCGCCATCTTCGACGGCGAAATCATCGCCCCCGACGAGCAGGGGCGCCCCAGCTTTCACCGGCTTCAATATCGCATGCACCTGACTGGCCGCCGCGTGCAGCAGGGGGCCGAGGCGGCGCCGGTGATGTACTTCCTGTTCGACATTCTCTGGCGCGACGGCCGCTCGCTGATGGACGAACCCTACCGGATGCGACGACGGGAATTGGCCGCGGTGACGCTCACGCAGCAACGCTGGCGCGTCCCGCCCAGCCACGAAGGACGCGGGCCCGAGATGCTCGCCGGCGCCCGCCAGTGGGGGCTCGAGGGGCTGGTGGCCAAGCGACCGCAGTCGCCGTACCGCCCCGGCCAGCGCGGCGGCGACTGGGTCAAGATCAAGATCGTACACCGCCAGGAGTTTGTCATCGGCGGGTGGGAGCCCCGGGCCCGACAGGGTGCGCAGATCGGCTCGCTGCTGGTGGGCTACCACGACCAGCGCGGGCGCCTGCGCTTCGCCGGGCGCGTCGGCACGGGCTTCGACGCCCGCCTTCACCGCGACCTGACGGCGCTGTTCGCCAAGCTGCAGCGAAAGAAAACCCCCTTCGCAGACCCCATCGACCGCGGACCGGCGCCGGCGGTCTTCCTGGCCCCGCGCCTGGTCGCCGAGATCGACTATCGCCGCTGGCCGGCCGGGCAGCGACTGCAGCAGGCCTCGTTTCTGGGCCTGCGCGACGACAAGGACCCCAAGGAGGTCGTTCTGGAGGAAAGGAAATAG
- a CDS encoding Ku protein, translating into MAIRTMWRGVIVFGKARVPVKMYAAAESRGLAFHLLHDQDNVRLAQQMVCQLEDKPVESDEIVKGLEVDDDHYVLVEPQELEELEPQSGRDIAVEAFVPLDELDGRYFDRPYYLGPDDQPDQYAALVQTLDESGRAGICRWAFRKRSYVGAVRSRQGVLELVTLRTSDEVAAVKDLDLPQAKLSPKELKTAEYLVEQLTSDFDIGKYHDDFQAAMEDLIKTKAGGGQVKKRKAAKSKPTEPRELLDVLEASVARLKGGKGKAPKGGGKKRARAA; encoded by the coding sequence ATGGCTATTCGTACCATGTGGCGAGGCGTTATCGTCTTTGGCAAAGCACGCGTGCCGGTCAAAATGTACGCCGCCGCCGAAAGCCGCGGCCTCGCGTTTCACCTTTTGCACGACCAGGACAACGTCCGCCTGGCCCAGCAGATGGTCTGTCAGCTCGAGGACAAACCCGTCGAATCCGACGAGATCGTCAAGGGGCTCGAGGTCGACGACGACCATTACGTCCTGGTCGAACCGCAGGAGCTGGAAGAGCTTGAGCCCCAGAGCGGGCGGGATATCGCCGTCGAGGCGTTCGTGCCCCTCGATGAACTCGACGGGCGGTACTTCGACCGCCCGTACTATCTCGGACCCGACGACCAGCCCGATCAATACGCGGCCCTGGTGCAGACGCTGGATGAGTCCGGACGGGCCGGAATCTGCCGATGGGCGTTCCGCAAGCGGTCGTACGTCGGGGCCGTCCGAAGCCGCCAGGGCGTGCTCGAACTGGTGACGCTGCGGACCAGCGACGAAGTGGCGGCCGTCAAGGACCTCGATCTGCCCCAGGCGAAACTCTCGCCCAAGGAGCTCAAGACGGCAGAGTATCTCGTCGAGCAGTTGACGAGCGATTTCGACATCGGCAAGTACCACGACGACTTCCAGGCGGCGATGGAAGATCTCATCAAGACCAAGGCCGGCGGCGGGCAGGTCAAGAAGCGCAAGGCCGCCAAATCCAAACCCACCGAGCCCAGGGAACTGCTCGACGTGCTGGAGGCCAGCGTCGCGCGGCTCAAAGGCGGCAAGGGCAAAGCCCCCAAGGGCGGAGGGAAGAAACGTGCCCGTGCGGCCTGA
- a CDS encoding ferritin-like domain-containing protein → MSITGYLKSGMKSLDSMEDLLVEELKDLYDVESRLIEALPEMEEAASDPQLKAAFREHLRVTQGQKRRIEQCFEMLDMEPERETCDGIKGILEEGDALIKADGDPQVKDAALIAAAQRVEHYEIAAYGAARSFAQHLNYDDVADLLQQTLDEEGQTDHKLTEIALTNVNPVL, encoded by the coding sequence ATGTCCATCACGGGATATCTCAAGAGCGGAATGAAGTCGCTCGACAGCATGGAAGACCTGCTTGTCGAGGAACTCAAGGACCTCTATGACGTGGAATCGAGGTTAATCGAGGCGCTGCCGGAGATGGAAGAAGCCGCCAGCGATCCTCAGCTCAAGGCCGCCTTTCGCGAGCATCTTCGGGTGACGCAAGGCCAGAAGCGCCGCATCGAGCAATGCTTTGAAATGCTCGATATGGAACCCGAACGCGAGACTTGCGATGGCATCAAGGGCATCCTGGAGGAAGGCGATGCCCTGATCAAGGCCGACGGCGACCCGCAGGTAAAGGACGCGGCATTGATTGCCGCGGCGCAGCGGGTCGAGCACTATGAGATCGCCGCCTACGGCGCTGCCCGCTCGTTCGCGCAGCACCTGAACTATGACGACGTGGCCGATCTGCTCCAGCAGACGCTGGACGAAGAAGGCCAGACCGATCATAAGTTGACGGAGATCGCCTTGACCAACGTCAATCCGGTGCTCTAA
- a CDS encoding DUF1328 family protein, whose amino-acid sequence MLYWALVFLIIAIVAAIFGFGGIAAGAATIAQILFWIFVVVFIVALILGLTRGRGPKV is encoded by the coding sequence ATGTTGTATTGGGCTTTGGTGTTTCTGATTATCGCCATCGTGGCTGCGATCTTCGGTTTTGGCGGCATTGCCGCCGGCGCCGCGACGATCGCGCAGATCCTGTTCTGGATTTTCGTGGTCGTGTTCATCGTGGCCCTGATCCTGGGGTTGACGCGCGGGCGCGGCCCCAAGGTGTAA
- a CDS encoding SDR family oxidoreductase, with protein MAKSDVKKKKGGRPPAKGRKPQDQPPGRQSQMEEKPRSEAADYRPAGRMKGKVVMITGADSGIGRATAVAFAKEGADVAVLYLDEHEDAREAKRLVEAQSVRCITISGDIGDSAFCRRAVQQTLKELGRLDVLINNAAEQHPQDRLEDITDEQLQRTFRTNIFGMFYLTREALPHLPEGSAIVNTTSVTAYQGNRQLLDYSSTKGAIVSFTRSLALSLVDRKIRVNAVAPGPIWTPLIPSTFEEEKTETFGQSAPMKRPGQPDEVAPCFVFLASDDASFITGQVLHPNGGSIVNG; from the coding sequence ATGGCCAAGAGCGACGTGAAAAAGAAGAAAGGCGGGCGCCCGCCGGCGAAGGGGCGAAAACCGCAGGACCAGCCGCCCGGGCGCCAGAGCCAGATGGAGGAAAAGCCCCGGTCCGAAGCGGCCGACTATCGCCCCGCCGGACGCATGAAGGGCAAGGTGGTCATGATCACCGGCGCCGACAGCGGGATCGGGCGGGCGACGGCCGTCGCCTTCGCCAAGGAGGGCGCCGACGTGGCGGTTCTGTACCTCGACGAACACGAGGACGCCCGCGAGGCCAAACGCCTCGTCGAGGCGCAGTCGGTGCGATGCATCACCATCAGCGGCGACATCGGCGACAGCGCCTTCTGCAGGCGGGCGGTCCAGCAGACCCTCAAGGAACTGGGACGGCTGGACGTGTTGATCAACAACGCGGCTGAGCAGCACCCGCAGGACCGCTTGGAGGACATTACCGACGAGCAGTTGCAGCGGACGTTCCGGACGAACATCTTCGGGATGTTCTACCTGACCCGCGAGGCGTTGCCGCACCTGCCGGAGGGTTCGGCCATCGTCAACACCACCAGCGTGACGGCGTACCAGGGCAACAGGCAGTTGCTGGATTATTCGTCGACCAAGGGGGCGATCGTGTCGTTTACGCGATCGCTGGCGTTGTCGCTGGTGGATCGCAAGATCCGCGTCAACGCGGTGGCGCCCGGTCCGATCTGGACGCCGCTGATTCCCTCGACGTTCGAGGAAGAGAAGACGGAGACGTTCGGACAGTCGGCGCCCATGAAGCGTCCGGGGCAGCCCGACGAAGTGGCGCCGTGCTTCGTCTTCCTGGCCAGTGACGACGCGTCGTTTATCACCGGCCAGGTATTGCACCCCAACGGGGGGTCCATCGTTAATGGTTAA